A region from the Linepithema humile isolate Giens D197 chromosome 1, Lhum_UNIL_v1.0, whole genome shotgun sequence genome encodes:
- the LOC136998402 gene encoding uncharacterized protein — MVLNLGYLTSVCYYFWRTLEQKHLDRWTSLTNLIGLGFFFLIYFVRLYAINHICENVKNKANNIGKVIHQTTNTFRYADIWKEMDFFVLHLTQHPLKFTGLGLFYLGDKFLQKFFTAIVTFVIIMVQLNMQPLAD, encoded by the exons atggtGCTAAACCTTGGATACTTAACATCagtttgttattatttctgGCGTACATTGGAGCAGAAACATCTAGATCGCTGGACATCACTAACAAATCTTATCGGCTTAGGTTTTTTCTTccttatatatttcgttagGCTCTATGCCataaatcatatttgtgaAAACGTtaagaataag GCTAACAATATTGGCAAAGTAATTCATCAAACGACAAATACTTTTCGATATGCTGATATTTGGAAGGag ATGGATTTCTTCGTTTTGCACTTAACGCAACATCCCCTGAAGTTTACTGGATTGGGTCTTTTCTATCTTGGGGATAAGTTTCTTCAAAAG TTCTTCACAGCAATTGTAAcgtttgttattattatggTACAGTTGAATATGCAACCATTGGCTGATTAA